One window from the genome of Ictidomys tridecemlineatus isolate mIctTri1 chromosome 12, mIctTri1.hap1, whole genome shotgun sequence encodes:
- the LOC106145363 gene encoding zinc finger protein 330, whose amino-acid sequence MAPCSVIEAETFKCVSCNRLGQHSCLRCKACFCDEHTRSKVFKQEKGKQPPCPKCGHETQETKDLSMSTRSLKFGRQTGVEEGDGASGYDAYWKNLSSDKYSDAGYRDEDDDEYDAEDDEEEEDEGGKDSDAESSDLFTNLNLGRTYASGYAHYEEQEN is encoded by the coding sequence ATGGCTCCTTGCAGTGTCATAGAGGCAGAAACATTTAAATGTGTCTCATGCAATCGTCTTGGTCAGCATTCATGTCTTCGTTGTAAGGCTTGTTTCTGTGATGAACATACAAGGAGTAAGGTGTTTaagcaggaaaaaggaaaacagcctCCTTGCCCTAAATGTGGACATGAAACTCAGGAAACAAAGGATCTTAGCATGTCAACACGCTCACTGAAATTTGGCCGTCAGACTGGAGTTGAAGAGGGGGATGGAGCTTCTGGTTATGATGCTTATTGGAAGAACCTTTCATCCGACAAGTACAGTGATGCAGGCTACCGTGATGAGGATGATGATGAATATGACGCAGAGGATGACgaagaggaagaagatgaagGTGGAAAGGATTCAGATGCTGAATCATCTGatttatttactaatttgaaTTTAGGAAGGACCTATGCCAGTGGCTATGCTCACTATGAAGAACAAGAGAACTAG